The following are encoded in a window of Caldicellulosiruptor danielii genomic DNA:
- a CDS encoding DedA family protein, whose protein sequence is MEFIKQIFISIAEYLSQFGHLGIFIGMTLESACIPIPSEVILPLGGYLAYKGIGSVLSMTIVATLGGLAGSIIAYVVGYFGGRPFILKYGKYFFISKHDFERAEKFFQKRGEITIFVSRLLPVIRTFISLPAGVAKMNFVKFCIYTVLGSFPWCLLFVYLGKKLGDNWKSIEEHLKGFDYLILALIIAAIVGYVVYKIFKGKKIADVE, encoded by the coding sequence ATGGAGTTTATAAAACAGATATTTATATCAATTGCTGAATACCTCTCTCAGTTTGGTCATTTGGGTATATTCATAGGAATGACGCTTGAATCTGCCTGCATTCCAATACCCTCTGAGGTCATCCTGCCGCTTGGCGGGTACCTTGCATATAAAGGAATTGGAAGTGTGCTTTCCATGACCATTGTTGCTACCTTAGGAGGTCTTGCCGGTTCTATAATAGCCTATGTAGTAGGGTACTTTGGCGGAAGACCGTTTATATTAAAATACGGAAAATACTTTTTTATCTCAAAGCACGATTTCGAAAGGGCAGAAAAATTCTTTCAAAAAAGAGGAGAAATCACAATATTTGTGAGTAGGCTCTTGCCTGTAATAAGGACATTCATATCACTACCTGCTGGCGTTGCCAAGATGAACTTTGTAAAGTTTTGTATCTACACCGTCCTCGGGTCATTTCCTTGGTGTCTGCTTTTTGTCTATCTTGGCAAAAAACTTGGCGATAATTGGAAGTCAATAGAAGAGCATTTGAAAGGTTTTGACTATCTTATATTAGCCTTGATAATTGCTGCAATTGTGGGTTATGTTGTATATAAAATCTTCAAGGGCAAAAAGATAGCCGACGTTGAATAA
- a CDS encoding aspartate aminotransferase family protein: MRLDEIISYDSQYYVNVFGSRIPLAFERGEGCILYDSQSKEYLDFISGISVCNLGHSHPKFVAALKDQIEKLIHTSSLFYIEPQALLAKKLAEVSGFDKVFFCNSGAEANEAAIKLVRNYFYKKGLSKYKIITLENSFHGRTLATTAATGQKKYQKPFEPMPEGFINVEPDIEKIKSVIDEQTAAVMIELVQAEGGIKVLSKEFVQKLYSLCKEEGLLFVIDEVQTGIGRCGSLFCFEHYDITPDIITLAKGLGNGVPIGAMLCKKEVATFEPGEHGSTFGGNFLATRAALEVLKIIEEENIIENVNKMGDYLRQKLLELKEQFDFMVDVRGLGLLIGVEFSFSVKELVRELALAGLLTSSCGGGNVIRFAPPLIVQKTHIDKALEIFKNVVKRYADMGRA; the protein is encoded by the coding sequence ATGAGGTTAGATGAAATAATCTCTTATGATTCACAGTACTATGTTAACGTGTTTGGCAGTCGGATACCACTTGCTTTTGAAAGAGGAGAAGGATGTATTCTTTATGACAGCCAAAGTAAAGAATATCTTGATTTTATCTCTGGAATTTCTGTGTGCAATTTGGGGCACAGCCACCCAAAATTTGTAGCTGCCTTGAAAGACCAGATTGAAAAGCTCATACACACATCAAGCCTGTTTTACATTGAACCTCAAGCACTTTTGGCAAAAAAACTTGCTGAAGTTTCTGGCTTTGACAAAGTATTTTTCTGTAACTCCGGCGCTGAGGCAAACGAGGCTGCAATAAAGCTTGTGAGAAATTATTTTTATAAAAAAGGTCTTTCTAAATATAAAATCATTACACTTGAAAATTCATTCCATGGAAGAACACTTGCAACAACCGCGGCAACAGGTCAAAAGAAATACCAAAAGCCTTTTGAACCAATGCCAGAAGGGTTTATAAATGTTGAGCCTGACATTGAAAAGATAAAAAGTGTCATAGATGAACAAACAGCAGCGGTTATGATTGAGCTTGTCCAGGCAGAAGGCGGAATAAAGGTGCTTTCAAAAGAGTTTGTACAAAAGCTTTATAGCCTTTGCAAAGAAGAGGGGCTTTTGTTTGTAATTGACGAGGTTCAAACAGGAATTGGAAGATGTGGGAGTCTTTTTTGTTTCGAGCATTATGATATAACCCCTGATATAATTACTCTTGCAAAAGGGCTTGGAAATGGTGTGCCAATCGGAGCTATGCTTTGCAAAAAAGAGGTTGCTACATTTGAACCGGGTGAACATGGCTCAACTTTTGGGGGAAATTTTCTTGCAACAAGAGCAGCTTTAGAGGTATTGAAAATAATTGAAGAAGAAAATATAATTGAAAATGTAAACAAAATGGGGGATTATTTAAGACAAAAGCTTCTCGAGTTAAAAGAACAATTCGATTTTATGGTGGATGTTAGAGGCTTGGGACTTTTAATAGGTGTTGAGTTTTCTTTCTCTGTGAAAGAACTTGTAAGAGAGCTTGCTTTAGCCGGCCTTTTGACAAGCAGCTGCGGAGGTGGAAACGTCATAAGATTTGCTCCACCTTTGATTGTTCAAAAAACTCACATAGATAAAGCTTTGGAAATTTTCAAAAACGTGGTGAAAAGGTATGCTGACATGGGAAGAGCTTGA
- a CDS encoding zinc-ribbon domain containing protein: MYQDKVLVCKDCGREFVFTAGEQEFYAQKGFKNEPTRCKECRDQRKAMQRKEGRQERRRELYDAVCSACGKETKVPFRPRNDRPIYCSDCFSKIKAAR; the protein is encoded by the coding sequence ATGTATCAAGACAAGGTATTAGTTTGCAAGGATTGTGGAAGAGAGTTTGTGTTCACAGCAGGTGAACAAGAATTCTACGCACAAAAAGGGTTCAAGAACGAACCAACAAGATGCAAAGAGTGCAGAGACCAGAGAAAGGCTATGCAAAGAAAAGAAGGTAGACAAGAAAGAAGACGTGAACTTTACGATGCAGTGTGCAGTGCATGTGGAAAAGAGACAAAGGTTCCATTCAGGCCCAGGAATGACAGACCCATATACTGCAGTGATTGTTTCTCCAAGATAAAGGCAGCAAGATAA
- a CDS encoding HD-GYP domain-containing protein, which yields MKKVTVDQLEEGMKLARDVFTENGKLLLPEGFIIKPSFIQKLKEHNIDSVYVEDEKAESYIKEEVIYHETFVAIQDLMLSAKTGEIVDPFVAKEIINDIVAQIIEEEDVFLRIVGFRDVDNYTYFHSVDVSIFAAIIGKLLELDRKQIEDLALAALLHDFGKMKIPHEILNKPAKLSDEEFEEMKKHTIYGYQIVKNMDGISEQIAEVALLHHERLDGSGYPLKLKGDKIPLFARIVAVADVYDALTADRVYKKKIVPTKAADYLTKYAGIHFDKDIVQKFLKMVVKYPVGCFVVLNTGEIAIVYEENPFNKTRPIVKVVARKEGPPVLIPYFVDLSQDNKREIIDVINY from the coding sequence ATGAAAAAAGTGACAGTTGACCAACTTGAAGAAGGTATGAAACTTGCGCGGGATGTATTTACTGAAAACGGGAAGCTTTTGCTTCCTGAAGGGTTCATCATAAAACCTTCATTTATTCAAAAGCTGAAAGAACACAACATCGACAGCGTTTATGTGGAAGATGAAAAAGCAGAAAGTTATATAAAAGAAGAGGTTATTTATCATGAAACCTTTGTTGCCATTCAGGACTTGATGCTGTCTGCAAAGACAGGAGAAATTGTTGACCCATTTGTTGCCAAAGAAATAATAAACGACATTGTTGCGCAAATAATTGAAGAAGAGGATGTGTTCTTGAGAATAGTTGGATTTAGAGATGTTGATAACTATACATATTTTCACTCTGTAGATGTGAGCATTTTCGCCGCTATAATTGGAAAGCTTTTAGAACTTGATAGAAAACAAATAGAAGACTTGGCTTTGGCAGCACTTTTGCACGATTTTGGCAAGATGAAAATCCCTCATGAGATATTAAATAAACCTGCAAAGCTTTCTGACGAAGAGTTTGAAGAGATGAAAAAACACACTATATATGGATATCAAATTGTAAAAAACATGGATGGTATTTCTGAACAGATCGCAGAAGTGGCACTTTTGCACCACGAAAGACTTGATGGTTCTGGCTATCCTCTCAAACTGAAAGGCGATAAAATACCTTTATTTGCAAGAATTGTAGCAGTGGCAGATGTATATGATGCTCTTACAGCCGATAGAGTGTACAAAAAGAAAATAGTACCAACCAAGGCTGCAGATTATCTCACAAAGTATGCGGGCATTCATTTTGACAAGGACATAGTTCAAAAGTTTTTAAAGATGGTGGTAAAATATCCAGTAGGTTGCTTTGTGGTTTTAAACACGGGGGAAATCGCAATTGTCTATGAAGAAAATCCTTTCAATAAGACAAGACCAATCGTGAAAGTTGTTGCAAGAAAAGAAGGTCCACCTGTGCTTATTCCTTATTTTGTGGACCTCTCTCAAGATAACAAAAGGGAAATTATTGATGTAATTAACTATTAA
- the tsaD gene encoding tRNA (adenosine(37)-N6)-threonylcarbamoyltransferase complex transferase subunit TsaD, with protein sequence MLVLGIETSCDETSAAIVEDGRKVLSNVIYSQIDIHHQFGGVVPEIASRKHVEKISYVVDMAFKQAGLSIHDIDGIAATYGPGLVGSLLVGLSFAKALSYARKLPFVAVNHIEGHIYANFITYPQLTPPLIVLVVSGGHTNLIIFKDFEEYEVVGKTRDDAAGEAFDKIARYLGLGYPGGPAIDKIAKQGDEDKYKYPVADVDGYNFSFSGLKSAVINHVYRLKQKGEEFKIEDVAASFQKTVVSILVEKTINLSLETNIKKIAVAGGVAANSRLRSEFYKKCTKYNIEFFVPEFKYCTDNAAMIASCGYFKLQEGIVSSYRENAVPYVSLVSKKS encoded by the coding sequence ATGCTTGTACTTGGGATTGAGACATCATGCGATGAAACTTCTGCTGCAATAGTAGAAGATGGAAGAAAAGTTCTTTCAAATGTGATATACTCACAGATTGATATCCATCATCAATTTGGTGGTGTTGTGCCAGAAATAGCTTCTCGCAAGCATGTTGAAAAGATATCATACGTTGTTGATATGGCGTTCAAACAGGCAGGTTTATCCATACACGATATTGATGGTATTGCTGCAACGTACGGACCTGGGCTTGTAGGTTCGCTTCTTGTTGGACTTTCGTTTGCAAAGGCTCTGAGCTATGCCAGAAAACTTCCGTTTGTTGCTGTGAATCACATTGAAGGGCACATTTATGCCAATTTTATAACATACCCTCAGCTTACGCCACCGCTAATTGTTCTGGTGGTTTCTGGAGGGCATACCAATCTAATTATTTTTAAAGATTTTGAAGAGTATGAAGTAGTTGGGAAAACAAGAGATGATGCGGCAGGCGAGGCTTTTGATAAGATTGCAAGATACTTAGGGCTTGGATATCCTGGCGGTCCTGCCATTGACAAAATTGCAAAACAGGGTGATGAGGACAAGTACAAATATCCTGTTGCCGATGTTGATGGGTACAATTTTAGTTTCAGCGGATTGAAATCTGCTGTGATAAACCATGTTTATAGGCTTAAGCAAAAAGGCGAAGAATTTAAAATAGAAGATGTTGCTGCATCATTTCAAAAAACAGTTGTGAGCATACTTGTAGAAAAGACAATCAATCTTTCACTTGAGACAAATATAAAAAAAATAGCGGTTGCTGGTGGCGTTGCTGCAAACTCAAGGCTAAGAAGTGAATTTTATAAAAAGTGTACCAAGTACAATATTGAATTTTTTGTGCCGGAATTTAAGTACTGTACAGACAATGCAGCTATGATTGCCTCATGCGGCTACTTTAAGTTGCAAGAAGGAATAGTGTCGTCTTACCGCGAAAATGCTGTGCCTTATGTAAGTCTTGTAAGCAAAAAAAGTTAA
- the fusA gene encoding elongation factor G: MKDYVPQYIKNVVLLGHGGDGKTILTESMLFASRCIDRMGRIEDGTTTSDFDPEEIKRRISISMTVEPLEWRDCKINILDTPGYFDFVGEVCEALYAADSAVLVIGAKTGVQVGSEKAWEFAQKHGLPVLIFVNKMDEENANFEKVVDRINQVLTPKAIPIQYPIMENGRFIGFVDIISKRAYRYEDNAAKEVEIPSGLSDKIEEIRNRLIEDSVENDESLMEKYFAGEEISEDEIYRGLSEGIKQRSVFPILCGCAAKGLGVKELLDSICRLLPAADAKQYKAKDVKNGTELNIKVDKNQPVCAFVFKTVADPFVGRISYLKVVSGVLKPEMTLINTMSEKPEKISQVFAIRGKKQIPVSELVAGDIGVVTKLQSTLTNSTLCEQSRPVKLEEIDFPRPWLMLAIEPKTKGDEEKISNGLHRLMEEDLTFRIEKNNETGQNIIYGIGEMHIDVIVSKLKNKFGVSVVLSDPKVPYRETIRKKVKSEGKYKKQTGGHGQYGHVFIEFEPIPEEDLVFEEKIFGGAVPKQYIPAVEKGLRECIKKGVLAGYPVMNLKATLVDGSYHPVDSSELAFKVATSLAFKKGLAQANPVLLEPIMSVKVVVPQDYTGDIMGDLNRRRGRVLGMQPLDNHLEEILAEVPLAEMFKYATDLRSMTQGRGYFSMEFARYEEVPSHIAQKVIEAAKASLQEEEEE, encoded by the coding sequence ATGAAAGACTATGTGCCGCAGTATATAAAAAATGTGGTTTTGCTTGGTCACGGGGGGGATGGAAAAACAATCCTCACAGAGAGTATGTTATTTGCTTCGAGATGTATTGACAGAATGGGTAGGATAGAGGATGGTACAACCACCTCAGACTTTGACCCGGAAGAGATAAAAAGGCGAATTTCAATCTCAATGACAGTAGAACCTCTTGAATGGCGGGACTGCAAGATAAACATTCTTGACACGCCGGGATACTTTGACTTTGTTGGTGAGGTATGTGAAGCACTTTATGCAGCTGATTCTGCAGTGTTGGTAATCGGTGCAAAAACAGGTGTGCAGGTTGGGTCGGAGAAGGCATGGGAGTTTGCTCAAAAGCATGGTCTTCCAGTGCTCATATTTGTCAACAAGATGGATGAGGAAAATGCCAATTTCGAAAAAGTAGTAGATAGAATTAATCAAGTTTTAACACCAAAAGCAATTCCGATTCAGTATCCAATAATGGAAAATGGAAGGTTTATTGGCTTTGTTGATATTATTTCAAAAAGAGCTTACAGGTATGAAGATAACGCCGCAAAGGAAGTAGAAATTCCGAGCGGGTTGAGTGATAAAATTGAAGAGATAAGGAATCGTCTTATAGAGGATTCGGTCGAAAATGATGAGAGTCTGATGGAGAAGTATTTTGCAGGTGAAGAAATTTCTGAGGATGAAATCTACAGGGGACTTAGCGAAGGGATAAAACAAAGGTCAGTCTTTCCAATACTGTGCGGGTGTGCTGCAAAGGGTCTTGGTGTTAAAGAGCTTCTGGACAGCATCTGCAGACTCTTGCCAGCAGCTGATGCAAAGCAGTATAAAGCAAAGGATGTAAAAAATGGAACCGAATTAAATATCAAAGTTGACAAGAACCAGCCTGTCTGTGCTTTTGTGTTCAAAACAGTTGCTGACCCGTTTGTTGGCAGGATTTCATATCTGAAAGTGGTAAGTGGTGTTCTAAAGCCAGAGATGACTTTGATCAATACCATGTCTGAAAAGCCCGAGAAGATTTCCCAGGTATTTGCAATAAGGGGAAAAAAGCAGATTCCTGTATCTGAGCTTGTTGCAGGTGACATTGGAGTTGTGACAAAGCTGCAATCTACTTTGACAAATTCAACACTTTGTGAACAATCAAGACCTGTCAAGCTGGAAGAGATTGATTTTCCACGTCCCTGGCTCATGCTTGCAATTGAGCCAAAAACAAAAGGCGATGAAGAAAAGATTTCAAACGGTCTTCACAGGCTTATGGAAGAGGACCTTACTTTCAGAATAGAAAAGAACAATGAGACTGGTCAAAACATCATCTATGGTATTGGTGAGATGCACATAGATGTCATTGTTAGCAAGCTTAAAAACAAGTTTGGCGTCTCAGTCGTTTTGTCTGACCCAAAAGTTCCCTACAGAGAAACTATCAGAAAAAAGGTAAAGAGCGAAGGAAAGTACAAAAAACAAACAGGTGGTCATGGCCAGTACGGGCATGTGTTTATTGAATTTGAGCCAATCCCGGAAGAAGATTTGGTGTTTGAAGAGAAGATATTTGGCGGCGCTGTTCCAAAACAGTATATTCCTGCTGTTGAAAAGGGATTGAGAGAATGTATTAAAAAGGGTGTACTTGCAGGCTATCCTGTTATGAATTTGAAAGCTACTTTGGTTGATGGGTCATACCATCCAGTTGACTCATCAGAGCTTGCATTCAAAGTTGCAACATCTTTGGCCTTTAAAAAAGGTCTTGCGCAGGCAAACCCGGTGCTTTTAGAGCCTATCATGAGTGTAAAAGTGGTTGTTCCACAAGACTACACAGGTGATATTATGGGAGATTTGAACAGACGAAGGGGAAGAGTTCTGGGTATGCAGCCTCTTGACAATCACTTGGAAGAGATTTTGGCAGAGGTTCCTCTTGCAGAGATGTTCAAATATGCAACAGACCTAAGGTCCATGACACAGGGAAGAGGATATTTTTCCATGGAGTTTGCAAGGTATGAAGAGGTGCCAAGCCATATTGCCCAAAAGGTAATAGAGGCAGCTAAGGCTTCATTGCAGGAGGAAGAAGAGGAGTAA
- the uppP gene encoding undecaprenyl-diphosphatase UppP has protein sequence MTAFQAIFLGILQGLGEFLPISSSAHLIIFPWLFGWKEHSLVFDVALHLGTLLAVLVYFWKDYLDILVQGIEKPKSEKGKLLWFIIVATIPGALFGYFFENIVEEVFRKQYLLIAIVLAVFGFILYYVDSIAKNKVGLSKMNMLQAALIGVLQAFALFPGISRSGITMTTGLLLGLKKEAAAKFSFLMSAPIILGAGAVSLLKNINHVAAEFSTFAIGFFTSAIVGFLAIHFLLGIVKKSGFKIFAYYRFFLAAVILAFYLLRAV, from the coding sequence TTGACAGCATTTCAAGCAATCTTCTTAGGAATACTGCAGGGGCTGGGAGAATTCTTGCCAATTTCAAGCTCTGCACACCTGATAATCTTCCCATGGCTTTTTGGCTGGAAGGAACACTCTCTTGTATTTGATGTTGCTTTACATCTGGGGACACTTTTGGCAGTACTTGTGTATTTCTGGAAGGATTACTTGGATATCCTGGTGCAAGGAATAGAAAAGCCAAAGTCAGAGAAAGGAAAATTACTTTGGTTCATAATAGTTGCAACAATTCCCGGTGCCCTTTTTGGATACTTTTTTGAAAATATTGTAGAAGAAGTTTTTAGAAAACAGTATCTGTTAATTGCAATTGTGCTTGCTGTATTTGGATTCATATTATACTATGTAGATTCAATTGCAAAAAACAAAGTGGGACTTTCAAAAATGAATATGTTGCAGGCAGCCTTAATTGGTGTTTTACAGGCATTTGCTCTTTTCCCTGGGATTTCACGATCTGGTATAACAATGACAACAGGACTTTTGCTTGGTCTTAAAAAAGAAGCTGCAGCTAAATTCTCGTTCTTGATGTCAGCACCCATTATACTTGGTGCAGGAGCTGTATCACTTTTAAAAAACATCAATCATGTGGCCGCTGAGTTTTCAACCTTTGCTATTGGCTTTTTTACATCTGCTATAGTAGGTTTTCTGGCAATTCATTTTTTGCTTGGCATTGTCAAAAAAAGTGGTTTTAAAATTTTTGCGTATTATAGGTTTTTCTTGGCAGCAGTTATTTTAGCCTTCTATCTTTTAAGAGCAGTGTAG
- a CDS encoding uracil-DNA glycosylase, whose translation MLTWEELESACLSCEKCPISKNRTNVVVGDGNINAKLVFVGEAPGEEEDKQGKPFVGRAGKFLDLALTSLELSREKDFYICNILKCRPPNNRVPTELEAQNCLPFLRTQIKLISPKIIVCLGATAMKYILGKDLKITQDRGKWFEKGGFWIMATYHPAALLRDLSKREDFYRDLKSVKERLDLIK comes from the coding sequence ATGCTGACATGGGAAGAGCTTGAAAGTGCGTGTCTTTCATGTGAAAAATGCCCTATTTCTAAAAATCGCACAAATGTTGTTGTGGGCGATGGAAATATAAACGCAAAGCTTGTTTTTGTAGGTGAAGCACCGGGCGAGGAAGAAGATAAGCAAGGGAAACCCTTTGTGGGAAGAGCAGGAAAGTTTTTGGACTTGGCTTTAACTTCTCTAGAGCTTTCGAGAGAAAAAGATTTTTATATCTGCAACATTTTAAAGTGTAGACCCCCAAACAACCGCGTTCCAACAGAGCTTGAAGCTCAAAATTGCTTGCCTTTTTTGAGAACTCAGATAAAACTTATTTCTCCAAAAATAATTGTCTGTCTTGGGGCAACAGCCATGAAATATATTCTTGGCAAAGACCTTAAAATCACTCAAGACAGGGGAAAGTGGTTTGAAAAAGGTGGTTTTTGGATTATGGCTACATACCATCCAGCAGCACTTTTAAGAGACCTTAGCAAAAGGGAGGATTTCTATAGAGATTTGAAAAGTGTGAAGGAAAGATTGGATCTGATAAAGTAG